From the Vespa velutina chromosome 16, iVesVel2.1, whole genome shotgun sequence genome, one window contains:
- the LOC124954867 gene encoding extensin-1-like, giving the protein MRAFLLSLFLVSVVLVDASLPVKKLAKRGFYHPQQHGSVYAGGFTSVVHGHIGHEHGSDHGFDYGHGHGHGHGHEHGYGHRHGGGIVLGEYSHGLGLSHGNGYGHGYDHGQRHSMSQNVVNHVVKVPVPVPKPVPVYRNVPVPIPHYVPVEVKRPVKVPVPHLVPIVVEKPYPVPADRPVPVYVSHPIKISDPIPVPASFPKPPKVNSHHEHSHIHSASPLPHKPIGNIPSNSYIPIHQSTHGSGSSLEHSNLDHSFQHSDTSTSYGPPSTSYGAPSSSYGIPSSSYGAPSSSYGAPSSSYGAPSSSYDVPSTSYGAPSSSYTSPSASYGVPSSSYNPPSASYDAPSSSYNLPSTSYGVQNTEFHVDSHSSSSFDSSSSQDSEGYSYPIPSKKFL; this is encoded by the exons ATGAGAGCGTTCCTA CTTTCATTGTTCCTCGTATCCGTTGTGCTGGTAGATGCGAGCCTTCCTGTGAAAAAGCTCGCCAAGCGTGGCTTCTATCACCCGCAGCAACACGGCTCTGTATACGCTGGCGGTTTTACGTCCGTCGTTCACGGACACATTGGACACGAGCATGGAAGCGATCACGGCTTCGATTACGGACACGGACACGGACATGGGCACGGACACGAGCACGGGTACGGACATAGACACGGAGGCGGAATAGTTTTGGGTGAATACTCGCACGGCTTAGGCTTGAGCCACGGTAACGGCTACGGGCATGGCTATGACCATGGACAACGGCATAGTATGTCACAGAACGTAGTGAACCACGTCGTCAAAGTGCCCGTACCGGTGCCAAAACCAGTACCGGTTTATCGTAACGTTCCAGTACCAATTCCGCACTACGTCCCAGTCGAAGTGAAACGTCCGGTGAAAGTTCCTGTTCCGCATCTAGTTCCAATCGTCGTCGAGAAGCCTTATCCTGTCCCGGCTGATCGTCCAGTTCCAGTCTACGTTTCTCATCCCATTAAAATTTCTGATCCTATACCTGTACCTGCATCGTTCCCTAAACCTCCTAAAGTCAACTCACATCACGAACATTCTCATATTCATTCTGCTTCTCCATTGCCTCATAAACCCATTGGTAATATTCCTAGTAATTCTTACATACCGATCCATCAGTCGACCCACGGTAGCGGATCTTCTTTGGAACATTCCAATCTTGACCATTCGTTCCAACACAGTGATACTAGTACTTCATACGGTCCACCAAGTACATCTTACGGTGCTCCGAGCTCGTCCTACGGTATTCCGAGCTCATCCTACGGTGCTCCGAGCTCGTCCTACGGTGCTCCGAGCTCGTCCTACGGTGCTCCGAGCTCGTCCTATGATGTTCCAAGTACATCTTACGGTGCTCCGAGCTCATCTTACACTTCTCCGAGTGCATCCTATGGTGTTCCGAGTTCATCTTACAATCCTCCAAGTGCATCCTACGATGCTCCAAGCTCATCCTATAATCTTCCGAGTACATCCTACGGTGTTCAGAATACAGAATTTCACGTTGATAGTCACTCTTCAAGTTCATTCGATTCTTCCTCATCTCAAGATAGCGAAGGATATTCTTATCCAATTCCCTCAAAGAAGTTCttataa